The Nerophis ophidion isolate RoL-2023_Sa linkage group LG07, RoL_Noph_v1.0, whole genome shotgun sequence genome contains a region encoding:
- the slc35b1 gene encoding solute carrier family 35 member B1 isoform X1, whose translation MAAGKGAAKGASLWDNMRLRFVVCFLGVFVCYFYYGILQETITRGDYGQGDQKEKFRFARTLVFIQCVINALFARILIQFFEGSKPDSTRSWLYGLCSLSYLGAMVSSNSALQYVNYPTQVLGKSCKPIPVMILGVSILRKRYPLAKYLCVLLIVSGVALFLYKPNKSSGVAADHIFGIGEILLLVSLTLDGLTGVAQDHMRSRFQTSANHMMLNINLWSTMVLGLVVLCTGEVWEFLSFTERHPSILYNILLFGLTSALGQTFIFMTVVNFGPLTCSIVTTTRKFFTILGSVLLFGNLMSGMQWFGTVLVFLGLGLDAKFGKGPKKPH comes from the exons ATGGCTGCGGGGAAAGGAGCTGCCAAAGGCGCGTCGCTTTGGGACAACATGCGGTTACGGTTCGTCGTGTGTTTCCTGGGAGTCTTCGTGTGCTATTTTTATTACGGGATTCTACAAGAAACCAT CACTCGAGGAGATTATGGCCAGGGAGACCAGAAGGAGAAGTTTAGATTCGCTCGGACGTTGGTGTTCATCCAGTGCGTCATCAATGCTCTCTTTGCAAGGATCT TGATCCAGTTTTTTGAGGGATCCAAGCCGGACTCCACCAGGAGTTGGCTGTACGGCCTGTGCTCCCTCTCCTACCTGGGAGCCATGGTGTCCAGTAACTCTGCCCTCCAGTATGTCAATTACCCCACACAG GTGCTGGGGAAGTCCTGCAAACCCATTCCAG TGATGATCCTGGGCGTGAGCATCTTAAGGAAGAGGTACCCGTTGGCCAAGTACTTGTGCGTGCTGCTGATTGTGAGCGGCGTGGCGCTCTTCCTCTACAAACCCAACAAGAGCTCGGGGGTCGCAGCCGACCACATTTTTGGCATCGGGGAGATTCTTTTG CTGGTCTCTCTGACGCTTGACGGCTTGACTGGCGTGGCCCAGGACCACATGAGGTCTCGCTTTCAAACCAGCGCCAACCATATGATGCTCAACATCAACTTATGGTCCACTATGGTGCTGGGACTGG TGGTGTTGTGTACAGGCGAGGTGTGGGAGTTCCTGAGTTTCACCGAACGCCACCCGAGCATCTTGTACAACATCCTTCTCTTCGGGCTGACCAGCGCCTTGGGCCAA ACCTTCATCTTCATGACTGTGGTGAACTTCGGCCCGCTGACCTGCTCCATCGTCACGACCACGCGGAAATTCTTCACCATCCTGGGCTCCGTCCTTCTTTTCGGAAACCTGATGAGCGGCATGCAGTGGTTCGGAACAGTCCTGGTGTTTCTCG GTCTGGGATTGGATGCAAAATTTGGCAAAGGCCCCAAGAAGCCACATTAA
- the slc35b1 gene encoding solute carrier family 35 member B1 isoform X2 encodes MLCSLTTRGDYGQGDQKEKFRFARTLVFIQCVINALFARILIQFFEGSKPDSTRSWLYGLCSLSYLGAMVSSNSALQYVNYPTQVLGKSCKPIPVMILGVSILRKRYPLAKYLCVLLIVSGVALFLYKPNKSSGVAADHIFGIGEILLLVSLTLDGLTGVAQDHMRSRFQTSANHMMLNINLWSTMVLGLVVLCTGEVWEFLSFTERHPSILYNILLFGLTSALGQTFIFMTVVNFGPLTCSIVTTTRKFFTILGSVLLFGNLMSGMQWFGTVLVFLGLGLDAKFGKGPKKPH; translated from the exons ATGCTTTGTTCTTTAAC CACTCGAGGAGATTATGGCCAGGGAGACCAGAAGGAGAAGTTTAGATTCGCTCGGACGTTGGTGTTCATCCAGTGCGTCATCAATGCTCTCTTTGCAAGGATCT TGATCCAGTTTTTTGAGGGATCCAAGCCGGACTCCACCAGGAGTTGGCTGTACGGCCTGTGCTCCCTCTCCTACCTGGGAGCCATGGTGTCCAGTAACTCTGCCCTCCAGTATGTCAATTACCCCACACAG GTGCTGGGGAAGTCCTGCAAACCCATTCCAG TGATGATCCTGGGCGTGAGCATCTTAAGGAAGAGGTACCCGTTGGCCAAGTACTTGTGCGTGCTGCTGATTGTGAGCGGCGTGGCGCTCTTCCTCTACAAACCCAACAAGAGCTCGGGGGTCGCAGCCGACCACATTTTTGGCATCGGGGAGATTCTTTTG CTGGTCTCTCTGACGCTTGACGGCTTGACTGGCGTGGCCCAGGACCACATGAGGTCTCGCTTTCAAACCAGCGCCAACCATATGATGCTCAACATCAACTTATGGTCCACTATGGTGCTGGGACTGG TGGTGTTGTGTACAGGCGAGGTGTGGGAGTTCCTGAGTTTCACCGAACGCCACCCGAGCATCTTGTACAACATCCTTCTCTTCGGGCTGACCAGCGCCTTGGGCCAA ACCTTCATCTTCATGACTGTGGTGAACTTCGGCCCGCTGACCTGCTCCATCGTCACGACCACGCGGAAATTCTTCACCATCCTGGGCTCCGTCCTTCTTTTCGGAAACCTGATGAGCGGCATGCAGTGGTTCGGAACAGTCCTGGTGTTTCTCG GTCTGGGATTGGATGCAAAATTTGGCAAAGGCCCCAAGAAGCCACATTAA